In Helianthus annuus cultivar XRQ/B chromosome 3, HanXRQr2.0-SUNRISE, whole genome shotgun sequence, a single window of DNA contains:
- the LOC110928744 gene encoding uncharacterized protein LOC110928744 — MAWYTDRGWMYEKIDSNGFLNSEYCDNVELFLDFAFSKEDVVDTRVNMHGETARDIKCPCYKCQNINYRDRATVQNHLFKYGFMLRYEIWSEHGEKSNHDVGQSSTTMEIDDDDDDDGCKRMVLDNLCSCDYTSSTLEGCVPNPEAKRFYDMLEAADEPLWEGEKATSFSKLQAATSFLTWKSLFNVSIAAYNFNLSMINALLPENNKLPKTFYDTKKSLEPLSLPYERIDVCKNHCMIFYKQDKALTRCKYCKESRYKSVLNKVPNLVMWYMPIGPRLKRLYMSTKTAKDMTWHHDHKTIEGSMAHPSDGMAWKHFDSENPDFAKEIRNVRLGLCTDGFNPNNSHSIPYSLWPVFLTIYNLPPWMSMKDSFVQVSLIIPGGKSPGQNIDVFLRPLIDELKELYGEGIEVYDAYRKENFIMRVILLWTVSDFPAYAMLSGWSTHGRLACPYCMGDTDAFRLHAGGKTSWFDCHRRFLPMSHPFRIDIDGFRRSTSSLVGPPPELTGWEILEQVSNIPVVYEGVTPPKHKDPKFGKTHN, encoded by the coding sequence AGAAGATGTGGTTGATACAAGGGTGAATATGCATGGGGAGACAGCACGTGACATAAAATGTCCCTGTTATAAATGCCAAAATATAAATTACAGAGACAGAGCCACTGTACAAAATCACTTATTTAAGTATGGTTTCATGCTTCGTTATGAAATATGGAGTGAACATGGTGAAAAGTCCAACCACGATGTTGGACAGTCTTCTACTACAATGgagattgatgatgatgatgatgatgatggttgcaAACGTATGGTGTTAGATAACTTGTGTTCATGCGATTATACTTCAAGTACATTGGAAGGATGTGTACCGAATCCAGAAGCAAAAAGATTCTATGACATGTTAGAAGCTGCTGATGAACCTTTGTGGGAGGGCGAAAAGGCTACAAGTTTTTCAAAGTTACAAGCTGCTACGAGTTTTTTGACATGGAAATCACTTTTCAATGTGTCAATTGCAGCTTACAACTTTAACCTTTCCATGATTAATGCATTGTTGCCCGAAAATAATAAACTTCCAAAAACCTTTTATGATACGAAGAAGAGTTTAGAACCATTGAGTCTTCCATACGAGAGAATTGATGTTTGCAAAAACCATTGCATGATATTCTATAAGCAAGACAAGGCATTGACACGTTGTAAATACTGTAAGGAATCTCGTTACAAAAGTGTCTTGAATAAGGTACCTAATTTGGTGATGTGGTACATGCCAATTGGTCCTAGACTTAAAAGGTTATATATGTCTACAAAAACGGCCAAAGATATGACTTGGCACCATGACCACAAAACAATAGAGGGTAGCATGGCACATCCTAGTGACGGCATGGCTTGGAAGCATTTTGACTCAGAGAATCCTGACTTTGCAAAAGAGATTCGCAATGTTCGTCTTGGGTTATGCACTGACGGTTTCAATCCAAATAACTCTCACTCAATTCCTTACTCGTTGTGGCCTGTCTTTCTTACAATCTATAACTTACCCCCTTGGATGAGTATGAAAGACTCGTTTGTTCAAGTAAGTTTGATTATTCCGGGTGGAAAGAGTCCAGGTCAAAACATCGATGTGTTTCTAAGACCCTTAATAGATGAGTTGAAAGAGTTGTATGGAGAAGGCATTGAAGTTTATGATGCTTATCGTAAAGAAAATTTCATTATGAGAGTTATTCTTTTGTGGACAGTTAGTGATTTTCCTGCCTATGCAATGTTATCTGGCTGGAGCACGCATGGTCGTTTAGCTTGCCCATATTGTATGGGGGACACAGATGCTTTTCGGTTACATGCCGGGGGTAAAACTAGTTGGTTCGATTGTCATCGAAGGTTTCTACCAATGTCACATCCTTTTCGTATTGATATAGATGGATTTCGGAGATCAACATCGTCGTTAGTGGGACCTCCACCCGAGTTAACTGGTTGGGAAATCTTAGAACAAGTTTCTAACATACCAGTTGTTTATGAAGGTGTAACGCCCCCAAAGCATAAAGATCCAAAATTTGGTAAAACTCATAATTGA